One stretch of Candidatus Bathyarchaeia archaeon DNA includes these proteins:
- a CDS encoding HepT-like ribonuclease domain-containing protein — protein MEIKSILIEALECVKRARGIKPLSAVEASALRWEIYAALQNTLDAMAMITADLGLRKPSSYSELGLILHQNEFINRNIAETVRKIAAVRNTLAHAYRRVSREDLMEIVNKLLPEVETVVNSSTKLTEEKSIDPKARIHGITKDQISKLADTFKKNEVLAAYLFGSRAREIFREDSDYDIAVLFKRENVSILTEADLAVEIADTLKVPSDKVDIVSLNKQEFPLIARVLKEGILIYQQDEAFRKNWERKAYLELLKNMDLYAPYLKRALKHIK, from the coding sequence ATGGAGATAAAATCCATTCTAATCGAAGCGTTAGAGTGCGTCAAGAGGGCTAGAGGCATCAAGCCCCTCTCCGCGGTAGAGGCTTCAGCGCTCAGATGGGAAATTTACGCCGCGTTACAGAACACCTTAGACGCCATGGCCATGATAACAGCCGACCTAGGCTTAAGAAAGCCCAGCTCATATTCTGAGCTGGGGCTCATCCTCCACCAAAACGAGTTCATCAACAGAAACATAGCTGAAACCGTAAGAAAGATAGCCGCGGTAAGGAATACACTGGCTCACGCCTATCGAAGAGTTTCAAGGGAAGACCTCATGGAGATAGTTAATAAACTACTCCCTGAAGTCGAGACCGTGGTCAACTCCTCAACCAAACTTACCGAAGAAAAGAGTATAGACCCAAAAGCGCGTATTCATGGAATAACGAAGGACCAAATATCCAAGCTAGCGGACACATTTAAAAAAAATGAGGTTTTGGCAGCGTATTTATTTGGAAGCCGAGCTAGGGAAATTTTCAGGGAGGACAGCGACTACGACATAGCCGTGCTATTTAAAAGAGAAAACGTCAGCATCCTAACCGAAGCAGATCTAGCGGTGGAAATAGCCGACACCTTAAAAGTACCATCGGATAAGGTTGACATAGTATCCCTGAACAAGCAAGAGTTTCCATTGATCGCCAGAGTCTTAAAGGAGGGAATACTAATCTACCAGCAAGATGAAGCGTTTAGAAAAAACTGGGAGAGGAAAGCGTACCTCGAACTGCTTAAAAACATGGACTTATACGCCCCATACCTTAAAAGAGCGCTCAAACATATAAAATAA